The Carassius carassius chromosome 31, fCarCar2.1, whole genome shotgun sequence genome includes a region encoding these proteins:
- the LOC132111578 gene encoding transcription factor E2F2-like, with product MMRIPRGISPSSGRGALSGLPCPQKKMFSAVRTDFLNAGLASPLMNSVPTGYLTQIGNTTAAEQRPNCLYATPHGPEPKPVRTSSGRLPAKRRLDLEEPIYLPEFRTPKGKGNSACTRAPSPKTPKSPGERTRYDTSLGLLTKKFVGLLSESADGVLDLNWATEVLEVQKRRIYDITNVLEGVQLIRKKSKNNIQWLVSGVFEGSSSNSEKTSALKKELSELDRQEKALDDLIQSSSTRLRELTENKDNQRLAYVTYQDIRTIRSLKDQTVIAVKAPSETKLEVPEASEGLLQIYLKSKNGPIEVYLCPEECLEDASPVKNATPRKDYPQTPSATTPSVFPPAKPQPVEVLPSKPQPSMTGSNSLLDVEGILDLPPSLLQITEDQLPGMAFASDTSGPFVNFSPRLSHDDYLWSLEDGEGVSDLFDTYDLGDLLKT from the exons ATGATGCGGATACCCAGAGGGATTTCTCCTTCTTCTGGAAGAGGCGCATTATCTGGACTCCCGTGCCCACAAAAGAAAATGTTCTCCGCGGTGAGGACGGATTTTTTAAACGCGGGACTCGCAAGCCCACTGATGAATTCTGTACCGACTGGATACTTAACTCAGATCGGGAACACGACAGCTGCAGAGCAGAGACCAAACTGTTTGTACGCGACCCCCCACGGGCCGGAGCCTAAACCGGTGCGGACGTCTTCCGGGCGGCTACCG GCCAAAAGGAGGCTAGATCTGGAAGAGCCTATTTACCTCCCAGAATTCCGGACACCAAAAGGGAAAGGAAACTCTGCTTGTACAAGGGCACCAAGCCCCAAAA ctcccaAGTCTCCAGGGGAGCGCACCCGTTATGACACTTCCCTTGGCCTGCTGACTAAAAAATTTGTGGGCTTGCTGAGCGAGTCGGCTGATGGGGTTCTGGATCTCAACTGGGCCACAGAAGTTCTGGAGGTTCAGAAGAGACGCATCTATGACATCACAAACGTTTTAGAGGGTGTGCAACTCATCCGCAAGAAATCCAAAAACAACATCCAGTGGCT GGTCAGTGGTGTGTTTGAGGGCTCATCCAGCAATTCAGAAAAGACCAGTGCTCTGAAGAAAGAGCTTTCTGAGCTGGACAGGCAGGAGAAAGCGCTGGACGACCTCATTCAGTCCAGCTCAACACGGCTACGTGAGCTGACCGAGAACAAGGACAACCAAAGAT TAGCAtatgtgacatatcaggacattCGTACCATAAgaagcttgaaagatcaaacTGTGATTGCTGTGAAAGCACCATCTGAAACCAAACTGGAAGTTccagaagcatctgag GGCTTGCTGCAGATTTACTTGAAAAGCAAGAATGGCCCAATTGAGGTGTACTTGTGTCCTGAAGAATGTTTGGAGGATGCTAGTCCCGTCAAGAATGCCACACCCAGAAAAGATTACCCACAAACCCCTAGCGCCACCACACCCTCTGTCTTCCCACCTGCCAAACCCCAGCCAGTCGAAG ttttgccatcaaagCCTCAGCCATCGATGACTGGCAGCAACTCCCTGCTCGATGTGGAGGGGATCCTGGATCTTCCTCCCAGCCTTCTCCAGATTACAGAAGACCAGCTGCCTGGGATGGCGTTCGCGTCTGACACTTCTGGGCCTTTTGTAAACTTTTCTCCTCGACTCAGCCACGACGACTACCTCTGGAGTCTGGAGGATGGAGAAGGCGTATCTGACTTATTTGACACGTACGATCTGGGAGATCTGCTTAAAACTTGA
- the LOC132111579 gene encoding DNA-binding protein inhibitor ID-3-A-like, whose product MKAISPVRSVRSCYKAVCCISEQSLAISRCKSPIEELSDMNDCYSKLKELVPSIPQNKSVSQMEILQHVIDYIFDLQIALENETGTQNTPDMFMSMKNSEMTLNFSKEDEAMCH is encoded by the exons ATGAAGGCGATCAGTCCCGTTCGCTCTGTCAGAAGCTGTTATAAAGCAGTGTGCTGCATCTCCGAGCAGAGTCTCGCCATCAGCCGCTGCAAGAGTCCCATTGAGGAGCTGTCCGATATGAATGACTGTTACTCAAAACTCAAAGAGCTGGTGCCCAGCATCCCTCAGAACAAATCCGTGAGCCAAATGGAGATTCTTCAGCATGTAATAGATTACATCTTCGATTTACAGATTGCACTGGAAAACGAGACGGGCACACAAAACACGCCTGACATGTTCATGTCAATGAAG AACTCAGAGATGACCCTTAATTTCTCCAAAGAGGATGAAGCTATGTGCCATTAG